Within the Bradyrhizobium ottawaense genome, the region GCGTCCTGCGCAAGCATGCCGGGCTTCCGCGGGATCTGTTCGCAGACTATTGGCGCGATGTACTCGGGCCGCTCTGCGCGCGACTTCCCGGCATCAGCTATTACGTGCAGCACCACTTTTCACAGGACCACTGGGCGAATCTCTGGCCTCTGCCGGAGGGCGTTCACCGTATGGAGGTCGTGCTCGACGGCGCGGCGGAAATCGGTTTTGCCGACATCGACGGCCTAAACCGCTACGCTGAAGCAAGCCCCGTGTTGTTCGGAGAGGTGTTCCATCTGTTTGAGCACATCGTCGCCTACAATCTGCCGCGGGGGTCACATACCCTGGTTGATCGCGAGCCCGACGGCATTCCAAACGGGCCGGACCGGTTGTACCGCCTGCATTTGCATCTGAATGGCGGGTCTGGCGAGGCATTCCGGCCCTGGCTGTCGGAATGGGCACAACATCTGGCATCGGCGCCGGCGGTGCGGAAGTTGCGGCTGCATCTGCCGGAGCCATACGACAATGCACGCCCATCGCCGCCATCGCCCCACGGCGATCATCAGGTCAGTGACGAACGCAAGGATATAGGCGTCATCGAGATCGGTTTCGCAAGCGCGGTCAAGGCACGAGAGTTCTGCGAAAGCGATACCTATGCGCAACCATCGAGGACCAGCGCAGGCATCTCCGCTCGGTCGGCGCATTCCTGGTGACCGGCGTCTACACGTATGTCCGCGATGGCGTGATCACCACGGCCGGTTTGAGAGGCAGCCGGACTGCGGAGCTCATCGCGCGAATCGGTGCCGTCAACCAGACGCAGGACGCGGTAGCACGACGCTTCGTGCAGGACCCCACGTCAGTGACGTCGCCCTAAGAGGAGCATTTCACGTGATCGGGGACTGGCGCATCCGCTCAAACGTTCTTAGCCCCCGGCTTGTCGTTACGCCGCAGGTGGCGCAATGGGCCGCATGGCGGAGCCCGAAGAGATCGCCAAGGTCGCACTCTTTCTGGGCTCGGATGACTCGAGCTTCGTCACCAGGATCGAATTGTTCGCCGATGGCGGCAGAGCGCAAGTCTGACGCGAGGACGAGCGACACGCGATTGCTCACGGTGAGCCAGCTTAGTAGAACATAAAGGAGTCATGCCATGTCAGACACATTGAAGCTATACCACGCCATCAACTCGCCCAATTCGCGGCGCGTCCGAATTTTCCTAGCCGAGAAAGCTCTCAAACTGACGCTGATTTCTGTCGATCTCGGCGGAGGCGAGCAACACTCGGAAGCCTACAGGGCAATCAATCCCCGCCGCATGGTGCCGGTCCTTGTGCTCGAAGATGGCACCACCATCGGCGAGGTGCCGGCCATCATGCGCTATCTCGACGAAGCCTTTCCCGAAACGCCCCTGCTGGGCGCCACGTCCAAGGAAAAAGGCTTGGTCGTCATGTGGGAACGGTTCGCTGAAATGGAAGGCTTTGCGGCGGTGATGGAAGGCGTGCGCAATAAGGTTGAGAGACTCAAGGGCCGCGCGATCGCCGGACCGCACGACTTCGAGCAAATCACGGCGTTGGTCGACCGTAGCATGTTGCGCGTGAAGAACTTTCTCGCCGACCTGAACGAGCGGCTCGAAGGTACGTCCTTCGTCGCCGGGGAGCGGTTTTCGGCAGC harbors:
- a CDS encoding SDR family oxidoreductase, whose protein sequence is MGRMAEPEEIAKVALFLGSDDSSFVTRIELFADGGRAQV
- a CDS encoding glutathione S-transferase family protein produces the protein MSDTLKLYHAINSPNSRRVRIFLAEKALKLTLISVDLGGGEQHSEAYRAINPRRMVPVLVLEDGTTIGEVPAIMRYLDEAFPETPLLGATSKEKGLVVMWERFAEMEGFAAVMEGVRNKVERLKGRAIAGPHDFEQITALVDRSMLRVKNFLADLNERLEGTSFVAGERFSAADITALVTIDFAKALDISIPQQHRALTRWRDTVSARPSMSA